Within Streptomyces roseirectus, the genomic segment AGGCGAGAGGGGATCTTCATGCGGCACACCACAGCGTCCCGGCGCGGCACCGACCGCGAACAGGCCGAGCCGCACACCCCCGTTCGCGGCCCCCGGTTCCCGGCGGGCTCACCGGGCGCCCTGCAACGGACGATCGGGAACGCGGCCGTCGCCCGGATGATCGCCCGGGAACGCGGCCGTGACCGCGAGGCGCCCGCGCCCGGGGGCCGGGAGGCCACAGGCGGCGACGCCACACGCGGCGAGGTCGCCGGCGAGGCCGCCGTCCGGGAAGCCGCGCGGGCCGCCGGGCGCGGTGGACGCCGGCTGCCGGGCGGGGTGCGGACGACCATGGAGAACGCGTTCGGCACCAGCCTCGACCACGTCCGGGTCTCCGTCGACGAGCGGGCCGCCGCGAGCATCGACGCCAAGGCGTACACCGTCGGCCACACCATCGTCGTCCAGAACGCGAGCGTCCTGCGCGACACCGAGACGATGGCCCACGAGATCCACCACACCACCCAGCACGACGCGCCCGCCGGACTCAGCGACCCCGACGGCCGCTGGGAGCGCGAGGCGGCGGACGCGGGGGCGAGGGTCGCGCGCGGACAGAGCGTGCAGTGCGCCGCAGACAGCGGTGCGGGGCACGAGGGGGACGCGGTCCAGCGGCGGGTGGGGTTCGAGTTCGAGTCGCAGTGGCGGGTGCGGGACCACAACGACCTGACGGAGGAGGACGAGCAGAACTACCACGACGAGGTCGCGGAGCAGAAGGCCCTCGGCGGCGCACAGATCCTGGTGATGCTGACAGCCCCTCGGTCGGCACACGCCTCCCGACTGCTCGACGAGGCTGAACAGGCCACGCCCGCGCAGGACTTGAGGGACAGCTGGCTCGCCCCGCTGGCCGGGGGCAATCGCGGCGAGTATCAGCTCACCGACGAGGGCGCGGCCCGGATCGACCGGCTGCGGCAGGAGTCCCCCGAAGAGTACGAGAAGCTCCTGCCCGAAGCCCAGCATGCGCTGCGCACCAAGAAGGTGATCCGGGAGCCCCCTGTTCGCGGCCGCGACATCCCCAAGGCGGACAGCGTCGGCGGCGGCAGGAACTACCAGCTCACCTCGGACGTCAGCCCGACGGGAGGCTCGGGCCTGGAATGGGTGACCGATCCGCTGAACACCCGGGACGAGGCCGTGGAAGTGATGGACACGATCACCGCGGTCTCGGCCGCTCTGGACAGCCGGCAGGGCGAGGAATCCTTCCCGCTCGACGACGTCGTGGTCGAGGGCTTCACGGCGAACCCCGGCATCATGGTGTTCCCGATGGGCGGCGCCCTCGACTACACACCGCAGATGACCGGCGGTTTCAAACTGGGCGAACTGCCCCGGCTGGTGGAGTACCTCAACGCCCCGGCCAAGGCTCCCGGCCTTCTCGGACGCGCCGCTCACGACCGGCGCAAGGAGGCCCAGCAGGACCTGCACAGGGAGGGCATCGGCAAGGTCGACGGCATCCGCCGGACAGCCCGGGAACTGGCCGATGCCCTCCCCGAGGAGGCCACGGGCGGACAACCCACGGACGGGCTGGTGGGGCTGATCACCCTGATCGGCAGCTATCTCGACTACGGCACCCGCCTGGAAGGCAGTGGGAACTCGAAGTCGATCGCGGGCGGCCTGATGTCCCGGACCTCCTTCGCCCACAACTTCACACTGCTGCCCCACCCGCTGCGGGTGTACTTCCGCACGAAACCGGCCGAGTTCGTCACGTTCGCCCTCCAGGCGGCCGGGCTTCCGGTGGACGGAACCGATCCGCTCTACAACACCGCTGTCGAGCACGGGGACGCCGGCCGTCGTGAGCGCAGGCAGATCCCGCTGACCCGCGCCGAGTGGCTGAAGGGCATACCGGTCGGCCAGGATCTGCTGCGCAACTACAAGCACCTCACCGAGGCGGAGAAGATCCAGGTCGGCGACCGCAAGGACGACTGGGACCACATCCACAGCTCCCTGGGCGCGCTGGGCTCGGTGGACGACAAGGTCGGCAAGCCGGGCAGCGAGGAGGTCGCCCTGGTCGCCGAGTTGCGCCGGATACCGGGGGGCGCGCGTACGGCCGACCTCAAGCCGCTGGCCCTCGCCGCCTTCGACCTCGTCCAGCGCCTCAACGAAGGCAAGTCCCTGGACTACAAGAAGAAGAGGTGACCCGTCCGGCGGGGTTCAGCTCTCCTCCTCCAGCCGGAACCCCACCTTCAGTCCCACCTGCCAGTGCGCCACCTCCCCGTTCTCGATCTGGCCGCGTACCTGGGTCACCTCGAACCAGTCGAGGTTGCGCAGGGTCTGGGCGGCTCGGGCGATGCCGTTGCGGACGGCCTGGTCCACGCTCTCGGGGGAGGTGCCGACGATCTCGGTGACCCGGTATGTGTGGTTCGACATACGTCCACCGTGCCTCACGCCGGGCGGCGGCGCGAGGCGTGGCTCCCAGGTCCCAGTGGGCAGGTCTCAGCGGGCGGTGGAGAGGGAGAGGGCGAAGCGGCCGGCGGTGTCGGTCCACCAGTGCGTGAGGTCGAGCCCCGCGGCGGCCAGCTCGGCCGTGATGCCCGCCTCGCGGAACTTCGCGGAGACCTCCGTCCGCATCTCCTCGCCCGGCGCGAAGTCGACCGCGAGATCGAGGGCCGGCACCTTGACCGTCTGCGCGGTGCGCGAACGCAGCCGCATCTCGATCCACTCGTGGTCCCGGTCCCAGAGGGCGACATGGTCGAACGAGCCCGGGTGGAAGTCGGCACCGAGTTCACGGTTGACGACGTCCAGGACGTTCTTGTTGAACGCGGCGGTGACCCCGGCGGAGTCGTCGTACGCGCGGACCAGCGTGGCCTCGTCCTTGACCAGGTCCGTACCGAGGAGAAACGTATCGCCGGGGGAGAGGAGCGCGCGGACGGCGGCGAGGAAGGCGGTGCGTTCGGCGGGGACGAGGTTGCCGATCGTGCCGCCGAGGAACGCGAGGAGACGCGGCCCCGGGGTGGCCGGGAGGTCGAGGGCGGCGGTGAAGTCGGCGATCAGGGCGTGGATGGTCAGCTCCGGATGCTCCGCGAGGAGGCCCGCGCCGGCCTGGGTGAGGGCGCTCTCGCTGACGTCCACGGGGACGTACGTGTCGAGGTCCCGGAGTGCCGCGAGGAGGTGGCGGGTCTTGTCCGAGGAGCCCGAGCCCAGCTCGACCAGGGTGCGCGCGCCGGACGCGGCGGCGATCTCCGGCGCACGGGTGAGCAGGATCTCGCGCTCGGCCCTGGTCGGGTAGTACTCGGGCAACTCCGTGATCCGGTCGAAGAGTTCACTGCCCCGCGCGTCGTAGAACCACTTCGGCGGCAGCCACTTGGGGTGCGCGGTCAGACCGCGCAGGACGTCCGCGCGCAGCGCCGCGTCGGTGGCGCCCTCGGGCAGGGTGCGGGTGAGGAGGAACGGGCTCACGGACGGGGCTCCTTCGGTGCGGTGACATCCTTCAGCGGGGTGAGAAGGACCTCCGTGCGGGTCGCGGTGAGGAGGGTGGCGTCGGGGACCTCGCGCCAGGCGGGGTCGTCGTCGTAGGGCTCGGAGGCGACGACCGCGTGGCGGCCGGGGTCGAGCAGGTACCAGAGGCTGTCGCCCCAGACGGTCGCGGCGATCGAACTCCCGTCCGTGGCGAGGAGGTTGAGCCGGGAGCCGGGGGCCGCCGCGGCGACCTCGGCGAGCGCGCCGGCC encodes:
- a CDS encoding dodecin, yielding MSNHTYRVTEIVGTSPESVDQAVRNGIARAAQTLRNLDWFEVTQVRGQIENGEVAHWQVGLKVGFRLEEES
- a CDS encoding DUF4157 domain-containing protein — protein: MRHTTASRRGTDREQAEPHTPVRGPRFPAGSPGALQRTIGNAAVARMIARERGRDREAPAPGGREATGGDATRGEVAGEAAVREAARAAGRGGRRLPGGVRTTMENAFGTSLDHVRVSVDERAAASIDAKAYTVGHTIVVQNASVLRDTETMAHEIHHTTQHDAPAGLSDPDGRWEREAADAGARVARGQSVQCAADSGAGHEGDAVQRRVGFEFESQWRVRDHNDLTEEDEQNYHDEVAEQKALGGAQILVMLTAPRSAHASRLLDEAEQATPAQDLRDSWLAPLAGGNRGEYQLTDEGAARIDRLRQESPEEYEKLLPEAQHALRTKKVIREPPVRGRDIPKADSVGGGRNYQLTSDVSPTGGSGLEWVTDPLNTRDEAVEVMDTITAVSAALDSRQGEESFPLDDVVVEGFTANPGIMVFPMGGALDYTPQMTGGFKLGELPRLVEYLNAPAKAPGLLGRAAHDRRKEAQQDLHREGIGKVDGIRRTARELADALPEEATGGQPTDGLVGLITLIGSYLDYGTRLEGSGNSKSIAGGLMSRTSFAHNFTLLPHPLRVYFRTKPAEFVTFALQAAGLPVDGTDPLYNTAVEHGDAGRRERRQIPLTRAEWLKGIPVGQDLLRNYKHLTEAEKIQVGDRKDDWDHIHSSLGALGSVDDKVGKPGSEEVALVAELRRIPGGARTADLKPLALAAFDLVQRLNEGKSLDYKKKR
- the egtD gene encoding L-histidine N(alpha)-methyltransferase, with protein sequence MSPFLLTRTLPEGATDAALRADVLRGLTAHPKWLPPKWFYDARGSELFDRITELPEYYPTRAEREILLTRAPEIAAASGARTLVELGSGSSDKTRHLLAALRDLDTYVPVDVSESALTQAGAGLLAEHPELTIHALIADFTAALDLPATPGPRLLAFLGGTIGNLVPAERTAFLAAVRALLSPGDTFLLGTDLVKDEATLVRAYDDSAGVTAAFNKNVLDVVNRELGADFHPGSFDHVALWDRDHEWIEMRLRSRTAQTVKVPALDLAVDFAPGEEMRTEVSAKFREAGITAELAAAGLDLTHWWTDTAGRFALSLSTAR